CGGCCTCACGATCGCGGTGTCGGCGTCGCGGCCCGGCATCGGACGTCCCGGCGGACCTGTCCAGCGTCCCGGCCCGGCCTCACGATCGCGGTGTCGGCGTCGCGGCCCGGCATCGGACGTCCCGGCGGACCTGTCCAGCGTCCCGGCCCGGCCTCACGATCGCGGTGTCGGCGTCGCGGCCCGGCATCGGACGTCCCGGCGGACCTGTCCGGCGTCCCGGCCCGGCCTCACGATCGCGGTGTCGGCGTCGCGGCCCGGCGTCGGACGTCCCGGCGGACGCCTGTCGGCGTCGCGGCCCGCGTCGGACGTCCCGGCGGACGCGTCCGGCGTCCCGGCGGACCTGTCCGGCGTCCCGGCCCGGCCTCACGATCGCGGTGTCGGCCCGGCGTCGGGCGTCCCGGCGGACGCGTCCGGCGTCGCGCCCCGGCCCGGCCTCAGGCGTCCCGGCGCCGCACGCTCCACGCGCCCGCCGCCAGCGCCGCCGCCGTCCACGCGCCGGTGACCGCCAGACCCGTCCACGGACCGAGGGTGCCGTTCGTCGTCTCCTGCAGGACGAGCTGCCCGGCCCGGTCCGGCAGGAACTCCACCGCCTTGCCCGCCGCGTCGCCGATGACGAACGACACGATCAGGATGAACGGAATGATGATGCCGAGCGCCGCGGCCCCGCTGCGCAGCAGCGCGGCGACACCTGCCGCGAACAGCGCCATCAGCACGAGGTAGATCCCGCCGCCGAGCACGCCGCGCGCCTGCTCCCCGGCCGTGAGTCCGGCCGCGGCCTCCCCCAGACCGCTTCGTCCCACGGCGAGGGACGCCCCAGTCGTGAGCAGCCCCACGAGGAACGCCGGCACGG
This region of Streptomyces chromofuscus genomic DNA includes:
- a CDS encoding ABC transporter permease subunit, producing MPFTPVLHSEWLKIRTLRSLCGALFALFAVSTAFSASAGASSTSDPQFDPLSTALTGLLPGQIAAVAFGAMAVSAEFHGGALRVSLCAVPQRGRWFAAKLTAIAVPAFLVGLLTTGASLAVGRSGLGEAAAGLTAGEQARGVLGGGIYLVLMALFAAGVAALLRSGAAALGIIIPFILIVSFVIGDAAGKAVEFLPDRAGQLVLQETTNGTLGPWTGLAVTGAWTAAALAAGAWSVRRRDA